In Nostoc sp. UHCC 0926, a single genomic region encodes these proteins:
- a CDS encoding carbonic anhydrase: MSIRHPQINLSRRSLFKFGAGAIGTGVLTAGLGSNLLAAEKKPVEEDITPDKALQELLDGNERFAKRKRRNPDQSYSRLVEVAKSQKPFASILGCADSRVPSEIVFDQGLGDLFVCRIAGNIATTQQIGSLEFGSLVLGSKVIMVVGHERCGAVQAAIKGAPVPGNIGSLLEAIKPSVESSKNKSGDMVENVCKANILAQIKRLQSSSVLSELIKAEKLKIVGGYYDLDTGEISIVS; this comes from the coding sequence ATGAGCATACGACATCCGCAGATAAATCTTTCCAGAAGAAGTTTATTCAAGTTTGGTGCAGGTGCGATCGGTACAGGTGTATTGACAGCCGGACTTGGTTCAAACCTACTTGCAGCCGAAAAAAAACCAGTAGAAGAAGATATTACGCCCGATAAAGCACTGCAAGAGTTATTAGATGGAAATGAAAGGTTTGCCAAAAGAAAACGTCGTAATCCTGACCAAAGCTATTCACGTTTAGTCGAAGTTGCTAAAAGTCAAAAGCCTTTCGCTTCTATTCTCGGTTGTGCAGATTCACGAGTACCTTCAGAGATTGTTTTTGACCAAGGACTTGGAGATTTATTTGTCTGCCGGATAGCTGGTAATATTGCCACAACACAGCAAATTGGTAGCTTAGAATTTGGCAGCTTAGTATTAGGCTCCAAAGTCATAATGGTCGTCGGGCATGAAAGATGTGGTGCAGTACAAGCGGCGATTAAAGGTGCTCCAGTACCTGGAAATATTGGGAGTTTGCTTGAAGCAATTAAACCAAGTGTAGAAAGTTCAAAAAATAAATCAGGAGATATGGTAGAAAATGTTTGTAAAGCAAATATTTTGGCGCAAATTAAAAGATTGCAATCATCGTCAGTTTTATCTGAGTTAATCAAAGCTGAGAAGCTGAAAATAGTCGGTGGCTATTACGATTTAGATACCGGAGAAATTAGTATAGTAAGTTAG
- a CDS encoding NADH-quinone oxidoreductase subunit M, with amino-acid sequence MLSVLIWMPIFAAILIAILPVSIPKHRIRLIALICSGIVLLWNLFILLKFDISNPGMQFQEYLPWNETLGLSYQLGVDGLSILMLVLNSLLTWIAIYSSSKETERPRLFYSMILLVSGGVAGAFLAENLLLFFLFYELELIPFYLLISIWGGAKRGYAGIKFLIYTAVSGALILATFLGMVWLSGSTNFAFDAVSTENLSTAKQILLLAGIVLGFGIKIPLVPFHTWLPDAYVEASAPIAILLGGVLAKLGTYGLLRFGLGMFPHAWSIIAPTLAIWGAVSAIYGAVIAIAQNDIKRMVAYSSVGHMGYILLAGAASTPLALVGAVAQMFSHGIILAILFHLVGVVEAKVGTRELDKLNGLMSPIRGLPLISALLVLSGMASAGIPGLTGFVAEFIVFQGSFSAFPIPTILCVIASGLTAVYFVILLNRTCFGRLDNLAYYPKALWSEKMPALILAAFIIFLGVQPTWLVRWSESTTTVMVAAIPSLEKTVISEVALK; translated from the coding sequence ATGTTAAGTGTTTTGATTTGGATGCCAATTTTCGCTGCTATTCTCATAGCAATATTACCTGTAAGTATCCCTAAACATCGCATTCGTTTAATAGCATTAATTTGTTCAGGGATAGTTCTCTTGTGGAACCTTTTTATCCTGCTGAAATTTGATATCAGCAATCCTGGAATGCAATTTCAAGAGTATTTACCTTGGAATGAAACTCTTGGTTTGAGCTATCAATTAGGTGTGGACGGGCTTTCTATCTTGATGTTGGTGTTAAATAGCCTGCTCACCTGGATTGCTATTTATAGCAGTAGTAAAGAAACTGAACGCCCCCGGCTGTTTTACTCCATGATTTTATTAGTAAGTGGAGGAGTCGCAGGTGCTTTCCTAGCTGAAAACTTGCTGCTATTCTTCCTGTTCTACGAACTAGAATTAATCCCCTTCTACTTACTAATTTCCATTTGGGGAGGAGCAAAACGGGGTTATGCTGGGATTAAATTCCTGATTTATACTGCCGTTTCGGGAGCATTAATTCTAGCAACATTCTTGGGTATGGTGTGGCTAAGTGGTTCTACAAATTTTGCTTTTGATGCAGTCTCTACAGAAAATCTATCAACAGCCAAACAAATCCTTTTACTAGCAGGAATAGTCTTAGGTTTTGGTATTAAAATTCCCTTAGTTCCCTTCCATACTTGGCTACCCGATGCTTACGTTGAGGCTTCAGCACCAATTGCCATTCTTCTTGGTGGCGTGTTGGCAAAGCTGGGAACCTATGGACTACTGCGATTTGGGTTGGGTATGTTTCCCCATGCTTGGAGTATTATTGCACCGACTCTGGCAATTTGGGGAGCAGTCAGCGCTATCTATGGAGCAGTAATTGCGATCGCTCAAAATGATATCAAGCGCATGGTAGCATACAGTTCCGTCGGTCACATGGGCTATATCTTGCTAGCTGGTGCCGCCAGTACTCCCTTAGCACTCGTTGGTGCAGTCGCCCAAATGTTCAGCCACGGCATTATTTTAGCCATTCTTTTCCACTTGGTGGGAGTCGTAGAAGCCAAAGTTGGTACGCGCGAGTTAGATAAACTCAATGGTTTGATGAGTCCTATCCGTGGTTTACCCCTAATTAGTGCCCTACTGGTTTTAAGTGGGATGGCTAGTGCTGGTATTCCCGGTTTAACAGGATTCGTTGCAGAATTTATCGTCTTTCAAGGTAGTTTCTCTGCCTTTCCCATCCCGACAATTTTGTGTGTAATAGCGAGTGGATTAACCGCAGTTTATTTTGTTATCCTCCTCAACCGCACTTGTTTTGGCAGACTCGATAACTTAGCCTACTATCCTAAAGCCCTTTGGTCTGAAAAAATGCCAGCTTTAATTTTGGCAGCTTTTATCATCTTTTTGGGAGTACAACCCACTTGGTTAGTGCGTTGGAGTGAATCCACAACTACAGTAATGGTGGCTGCAATTCCCTCCTTGGAAAAAACCGTAATCTCTGAAGTAGCGCTGAAATAG
- a CDS encoding CO2 hydration protein, with translation MTAIKTAIKLPPSKHEFAEVIHRLEAGGAMLPDTPENLMQIIGLYKAYAVPMDFYWRDLLYIAEHEFLNPIPFFKYFLPKEYLELHNHYAGDDADLRIWRGEATAHPELLAFIEKGETFKMPKLLHHLFHDRINMEFAEACMRAMLWHRGMGGQFDPYLDSEEYKANADRAIKAYFQGNPLMLGLYKLFPEMFLEQCRQMSYYANLGLFWEVMAPVFFEMSDRYDEGTISSVPEAMSFLVNGIFAIAGRPIYHHVYIRGECYEIVPKSKGFMWLYEAALPYVEAVFYRTAPFRGTKSYNAQARQVPEDQKDFHYGILYADVFPVGTAGIPPTLLMQDMLHFLPPYLVDYYSQHCRGEEDMLIQLGVSFQRSMYCVTSAVIQALRTALLYPLDDQNPKHLQANRDFFEMQLNRFTRSDYNIRDAARLGSIQKQDYR, from the coding sequence ATGACAGCAATTAAAACAGCAATTAAATTACCTCCTTCCAAGCATGAATTTGCTGAAGTAATTCATCGTCTAGAAGCAGGCGGTGCAATGTTACCCGATACCCCAGAAAATTTGATGCAAATCATCGGTTTATACAAAGCTTATGCTGTACCGATGGATTTTTACTGGCGTGACCTACTTTATATTGCCGAACACGAATTTTTAAACCCGATTCCCTTCTTTAAATACTTCTTACCCAAAGAGTATTTAGAACTGCATAATCATTATGCTGGTGATGATGCTGATTTACGAATTTGGCGCGGCGAAGCAACTGCACATCCAGAACTTTTGGCATTTATTGAGAAAGGTGAAACCTTCAAAATGCCGAAGTTGTTGCATCACTTGTTTCACGATCGCATTAACATGGAATTTGCTGAAGCTTGTATGCGGGCGATGTTGTGGCACAGAGGGATGGGTGGACAATTTGACCCTTACCTAGATTCTGAAGAATACAAAGCCAACGCCGATAGAGCAATTAAAGCTTACTTCCAAGGTAACCCCCTAATGCTGGGGCTTTACAAGCTGTTTCCAGAGATGTTTTTGGAGCAGTGCCGCCAGATGTCATACTACGCAAATCTGGGCTTATTCTGGGAAGTCATGGCCCCAGTATTCTTTGAAATGTCCGATCGCTATGATGAAGGTACCATTAGCAGCGTCCCAGAGGCGATGAGTTTCTTAGTTAATGGTATATTTGCGATCGCAGGTCGTCCCATTTACCATCACGTTTATATTCGTGGTGAATGCTACGAAATTGTCCCCAAATCCAAGGGCTTCATGTGGCTATATGAAGCTGCATTACCTTATGTAGAAGCAGTTTTCTACCGCACCGCACCCTTCCGAGGCACAAAATCTTATAATGCTCAAGCGCGTCAAGTACCGGAAGACCAGAAAGACTTTCACTATGGCATTCTTTACGCTGATGTATTTCCAGTGGGTACTGCTGGCATTCCTCCCACATTGCTAATGCAAGATATGCTGCATTTTTTGCCACCATATCTTGTTGATTATTACAGCCAACATTGCCGGGGTGAAGAAGATATGTTGATTCAGTTGGGAGTTAGTTTTCAACGGTCAATGTACTGTGTGACTTCTGCGGTAATCCAGGCCTTGCGAACTGCACTTTTATATCCTTTAGATGACCAAAATCCCAAGCATTTACAAGCCAATCGAGATTTTTTTGAGATGCAGCTAAATCGCTTTACTCGATCCGACTACAATATTCGTGATGCGGCTCGTTTGGGAAGTATTCAAAAGCAAGATTATAGATAA
- a CDS encoding S8 family serine peptidase: MVQVRYGGQNGQQYELAISNEHVVVRTESRTTLVGARPFEVAPVSPTARNILNQFELVTRFRQAGVEILRSKVPTQGVGLRDHAREILNKESEVQFAGRVLVDPVSKQPVVYTENLFVKFDNEEESRVCQEVLGRYGLTIKRQLEYARNAYFVSAPANTGIAIFDIAERLLNEESVELCHPELARESRQRQVFPQQWHLKQITINGKIINAHANVEAAWKLSDGTGTIIAIIDDGVDLDHEEFRSSGKIVAPRDVTRKTNNPRPGNDNNHGTACAGVACANGNFGASGVAPGAKLMPIRLASALGSQDEADAFIWAAQNGADVISCSWGPADGTWYDPNDPVHNQKVPLPDSTRLAMDFAINKGRNGKGCVILFAAGNGNESVDNDGYASYQKVIAVAACNDFGTRSAYSDFGQAVWCAFPSNNGDSSQTPGIWTTDRSGVVGYNSVNRNLGDAGGNYTNEFGGTSSSCPGAAGVVALIIARNPNLRWDEVRDIIKRSSDRIDPSKGKYDANGRSPFYGYGRINALKAVELAKPAQTSPISVFKAVQDIPINDLQTSTLSVAIANTSLMKSIKVNVDIEHTYIGDLVVTLLPPVQIGILPIILHDRQGGGTDNIKTTYDEVNTLKLAAFKGKSPQGTWTLQVADKAETDTGKIRSLTIEIGF, from the coding sequence ATGGTTCAGGTTCGCTATGGTGGACAGAACGGTCAACAGTATGAACTTGCTATCAGTAACGAACACGTTGTAGTGCGTACCGAAAGCCGCACTACTCTTGTCGGTGCAAGACCATTTGAAGTCGCACCTGTATCACCCACAGCTCGCAATATCCTCAATCAATTCGAGTTAGTAACGCGGTTTCGGCAAGCGGGTGTAGAAATTCTGCGATCAAAAGTTCCGACTCAGGGTGTCGGTTTGCGCGATCACGCGCGTGAAATTCTCAACAAAGAATCTGAAGTCCAATTTGCCGGGCGTGTCCTTGTCGATCCAGTATCCAAACAACCTGTAGTCTACACCGAAAACCTCTTCGTTAAATTTGATAACGAAGAAGAGTCAAGGGTTTGCCAAGAAGTATTAGGACGTTACGGCTTAACAATTAAACGCCAACTCGAATATGCACGAAATGCTTACTTTGTCAGTGCACCTGCAAATACTGGTATAGCCATCTTTGACATCGCCGAGAGACTTCTGAATGAGGAATCAGTAGAACTGTGCCATCCTGAACTAGCACGTGAATCACGCCAACGTCAGGTTTTCCCGCAGCAGTGGCACTTAAAGCAAATAACAATTAATGGTAAAATAATTAACGCCCATGCCAACGTTGAGGCAGCTTGGAAGTTAAGCGATGGCACAGGGACGATTATTGCAATTATCGATGACGGTGTGGATCTCGACCATGAAGAGTTCCGTTCCTCTGGAAAGATTGTTGCCCCGCGTGATGTCACACGTAAAACTAACAATCCCAGACCGGGAAACGACAATAACCACGGCACAGCCTGTGCAGGCGTGGCTTGTGCAAACGGCAACTTTGGTGCATCTGGTGTGGCACCAGGTGCAAAGCTCATGCCGATTCGTTTAGCTTCGGCGCTAGGGTCACAAGACGAAGCAGATGCTTTTATTTGGGCGGCTCAAAATGGTGCTGATGTCATTTCTTGTAGCTGGGGGCCAGCAGATGGGACTTGGTATGATCCAAACGATCCTGTACACAACCAAAAAGTACCTCTACCTGACTCCACACGACTTGCTATGGATTTTGCAATCAATAAAGGACGCAACGGCAAGGGATGTGTAATTTTATTTGCGGCTGGCAATGGTAACGAAAGCGTGGATAATGACGGCTACGCCAGCTACCAAAAGGTGATTGCGGTGGCAGCCTGTAACGACTTTGGCACGAGAAGCGCTTACAGCGACTTTGGTCAGGCGGTTTGGTGTGCCTTCCCCAGCAACAATGGTGACAGTTCTCAAACCCCTGGCATTTGGACAACCGATCGCTCTGGTGTCGTTGGCTATAATTCGGTTAATCGGAATCTGGGTGACGCCGGAGGCAACTACACGAACGAATTCGGCGGAACTTCCAGTTCCTGTCCAGGTGCAGCTGGTGTAGTAGCCCTGATTATTGCCAGAAATCCAAATCTGCGCTGGGACGAAGTGCGAGATATTATTAAACGCTCCAGCGATCGCATTGATCCATCCAAAGGTAAATATGATGCCAATGGTCGCAGCCCCTTCTACGGTTACGGTCGAATCAATGCTCTCAAAGCTGTAGAATTGGCCAAGCCGGCTCAAACATCGCCCATTAGCGTATTCAAGGCAGTGCAAGATATCCCAATTAACGACTTGCAAACATCAACATTGTCGGTGGCGATCGCTAATACCAGCCTGATGAAATCCATCAAAGTTAATGTAGACATCGAGCATACTTATATTGGTGATCTTGTCGTTACTCTCCTTCCCCCAGTGCAAATAGGCATACTTCCCATCATTCTGCACGATCGCCAGGGCGGAGGTACAGATAATATCAAAACAACCTATGACGAGGTAAACACCCTGAAACTTGCTGCCTTCAAAGGTAAAAGTCCCCAAGGAACCTGGACTCTTCAAGTTGCAGATAAAGCTGAGACAGATACAGGAAAGATTCGCAGCTTGACCATTGAAATTGGATTTTAA
- a CDS encoding SDR family oxidoreductase: protein MNYDIKDKTILVTGANRGIGKAIVESFIEHGATKIYAAVRQLNSVSSLVEQYGDRVVPIQIDLGDPQSIVAAAQTAKDVQIVINNAGVFQAGTLLAEDAIAALKFQMNINVYGLIYMAQAFAPVLKANGGGVFAQINSVASLKGFPDSATYCASKAAAYSITQVLRELLSKQNTLVLSVHPGPIATDMSDAAGMSEIAEPPALVADGIIKALKAGDFHVFPDSMAKQMGDAYKSFAQNVVEVSSS, encoded by the coding sequence ATGAACTACGACATCAAAGACAAAACCATTTTGGTTACGGGCGCAAATCGCGGCATCGGCAAGGCGATAGTTGAGTCGTTTATTGAACACGGAGCCACCAAAATCTATGCGGCTGTTCGTCAGCTCAACAGTGTCTCCTCATTGGTTGAACAATACGGCGATCGGGTAGTACCAATTCAGATTGATTTAGGTGATCCTCAATCTATTGTTGCTGCCGCTCAAACTGCCAAAGATGTGCAAATAGTTATCAATAATGCAGGAGTCTTTCAAGCTGGAACTCTCTTAGCTGAGGATGCGATCGCCGCTCTCAAATTTCAGATGAACATCAATGTATATGGATTGATCTACATGGCTCAGGCGTTTGCCCCGGTACTCAAAGCCAATGGAGGTGGCGTCTTTGCTCAAATAAATTCTGTTGCTTCGCTCAAGGGTTTCCCCGACTCTGCCACTTACTGTGCCTCCAAAGCTGCGGCCTATTCAATCACGCAGGTATTACGAGAACTATTGAGTAAGCAGAACACGCTTGTGCTAAGTGTTCACCCTGGCCCGATTGCCACGGATATGAGCGATGCGGCAGGAATGAGTGAGATTGCAGAGCCACCTGCACTTGTGGCAGACGGGATAATAAAGGCTCTCAAAGCTGGGGATTTTCACGTCTTTCCTGACTCGATGGCTAAACAAATGGGCGATGCTTATAAAAGCTTTGCCCAAAATGTCGTTGAGGTGTCATCAAGTTAA
- the thiC gene encoding phosphomethylpyrimidine synthase: MRTEWVAKRRGQSNVSQMHYARQGVITEEMHYVAQRENLPADLIREEVARGRMIIPANINHTNLEPMAIGIASKCKVNANIGASPNSSNLQEEVDKLNLSVKYGADTVMDLSTGGGNLDEIRTAIIKASPVPIGTVPVYQALESVHGTIENLTADDFLHIIEKHAQQGVDYQTIHAGILIEHLPLVRNRITGIVSRGGGILARWMLHHHKQNPLYTHFQDIIEIFKKYDVSFSLGDSLRPGCTHDASDEAQLAELKTLGQLTRKAWEDDVQVMVEGPGHVPMDQIEFNVRKQMEECSEAPFYVLGPLVTDIAPGYDHITSAIGAAMAGWYGTAMLCYVTPKEHLGLPNAEDVRNGLIAYKIAAHAADIARHRPGARDRDDELSKARYNFDWNRQFELSLDPERAKEYHDETLPADIYKTAEFCSMCGPKFCPMQTKVDADALTELEKFLAKEAVTQS; encoded by the coding sequence ATGCGGACAGAATGGGTTGCTAAACGACGTGGGCAAAGTAATGTATCTCAAATGCACTACGCCCGCCAAGGTGTTATCACCGAAGAAATGCACTACGTCGCCCAGCGGGAAAACCTCCCCGCTGATCTCATTCGTGAGGAAGTGGCGCGGGGGCGAATGATTATCCCCGCTAATATTAATCACACTAATTTAGAGCCGATGGCTATTGGCATCGCCTCCAAATGTAAGGTAAATGCTAATATCGGCGCTTCCCCCAACTCTTCTAATCTTCAGGAAGAAGTGGATAAGCTGAATCTGTCAGTGAAGTATGGTGCTGATACCGTGATGGATTTGTCCACAGGCGGCGGTAATTTGGATGAAATTCGTACCGCCATCATCAAGGCTTCACCTGTTCCCATTGGTACGGTGCCGGTGTACCAAGCTTTAGAAAGTGTCCACGGCACAATCGAAAACCTGACTGCTGATGATTTTCTGCATATCATCGAAAAGCACGCCCAGCAGGGGGTAGACTATCAAACTATCCACGCAGGGATTTTGATTGAGCATTTGCCCTTGGTGAGAAACCGGATCACTGGTATTGTTTCTCGCGGTGGCGGTATTTTGGCGCGGTGGATGCTGCATCACCACAAACAAAACCCCCTTTATACTCACTTCCAAGACATTATTGAGATTTTCAAAAAGTACGATGTCTCCTTCAGTTTAGGAGATTCTCTGCGTCCTGGCTGTACCCATGATGCCTCAGATGAAGCACAATTAGCTGAATTGAAAACGCTGGGACAGCTAACTCGCAAAGCCTGGGAAGATGATGTACAGGTGATGGTGGAAGGGCCTGGACATGTGCCAATGGATCAAATTGAGTTCAATGTCCGTAAGCAGATGGAAGAATGTTCTGAAGCACCTTTCTATGTGTTGGGGCCATTGGTGACAGACATTGCTCCCGGTTATGACCATATCACTTCAGCCATTGGGGCAGCGATGGCTGGATGGTACGGTACTGCAATGCTATGCTATGTAACACCTAAAGAACATTTGGGTCTACCAAATGCCGAAGATGTGCGGAATGGGTTGATTGCCTACAAAATAGCGGCTCATGCGGCTGATATTGCTAGACATCGCCCTGGTGCAAGGGATAGAGACGATGAACTTTCTAAGGCGCGTTACAACTTCGATTGGAATCGTCAGTTTGAATTATCACTCGATCCAGAAAGAGCTAAGGAATATCACGATGAAACTCTGCCAGCAGATATCTATAAAACTGCTGAGTTTTGTTCGATGTGTGGGCCTAAGTTCTGCCCAATGCAAACTAAGGTTGATGCTGATGCGCTGACCGAATTAGAGAAGTTCTTGGCGAAAGAGGCTGTGACTCAAAGCTAA
- a CDS encoding beta strand repeat-containing protein — MAIINGTNANDILNGLGSNDSLYGFQGDDVLDISNSSGKNLLDGGSDNDKLYATATTGSNTLKGGSGDDYLDVSNSSGKNLLEGGSESDQIYATATTGNNILKGGSENDYLDVSSSFGNNTLCGDTGNDEFSIQDSFGKNIVSGGTGFDKFYAYGVSGANTLNGGDGDDSFYFRAPSTSPSFLVTQKVDGGTGSDYLEVNYSSDTTEGITSTFNVTTNQGSITSGTNRVSYKNIERLNITGTAYTDNIVGGNGEDVLNGGTSGNDTISGGAGNDYLDVSYSSGNNIVNGGDGNDAFYIYGVKGANTLNGGNGDDSFYFTAPSTAPSFLVTQTVNGGTGSDYLEVNYSSYATKGITSTFNATTNQGSITAGTNRVKYKNIEQLNISGTTYADKIVGGNNGDVLYGYNGNDLLTGGRGSDALYGGDGIDTFAFNNYSEGIDSLNDFNTTGEVIQVSAAGFGGSLTVGTLSASQFTIGSAATAIAQRFIYDNITGALSFDQDGNGGAFTQVQFAQLSSGLSLSATNFVVV; from the coding sequence ATGGCAATTATCAATGGTACTAACGCTAATGACATCCTTAATGGCTTGGGGAGCAATGATAGCCTCTATGGTTTCCAGGGCGATGATGTCCTCGATATTAGCAATTCTTCTGGAAAAAACCTCTTAGACGGCGGCTCTGACAATGATAAACTTTACGCTACAGCTACCACTGGCAGTAATACCCTCAAAGGAGGAAGTGGGGATGATTATTTAGATGTTTCTAATTCTTCTGGGAAAAACCTCTTAGAGGGCGGTTCTGAGAGTGATCAAATTTATGCTACGGCTACCACTGGCAACAATATCCTCAAGGGTGGAAGTGAGAATGATTATCTAGATGTTTCTTCTTCTTTTGGGAATAACACCCTCTGTGGGGATACGGGAAATGACGAATTTTCGATTCAGGATAGTTTTGGCAAAAATATTGTTTCAGGCGGAACTGGCTTTGATAAATTTTACGCCTATGGAGTCAGTGGTGCTAACACCCTGAATGGGGGTGATGGCGATGACTCCTTCTATTTCAGGGCCCCATCTACCTCTCCTTCTTTTTTAGTGACTCAAAAAGTAGATGGGGGTACGGGTTCGGATTATTTGGAAGTCAATTACAGTAGTGATACTACCGAGGGAATCACCTCGACTTTCAATGTAACCACTAACCAAGGCTCGATTACATCTGGCACGAATCGAGTTAGCTACAAGAATATTGAACGATTAAATATTACTGGTACAGCCTACACTGACAATATTGTCGGGGGCAATGGCGAAGATGTACTCAACGGCGGCACCTCTGGCAATGACACTATTAGTGGGGGTGCGGGTAACGATTACCTCGATGTTTCCTACTCGTCTGGCAATAACATTGTGAATGGAGGCGATGGTAACGATGCCTTTTACATCTATGGAGTCAAGGGTGCTAACACCCTGAATGGAGGGAATGGCGATGACTCTTTCTATTTTACCGCCCCATCTACCGCCCCCTCTTTTTTAGTGACTCAAACGGTAAATGGGGGTACGGGTTCGGATTATTTGGAAGTCAATTACAGTAGCTATGCTACCAAAGGAATCACCTCGACTTTCAATGCAACCACTAACCAAGGCTCGATTACGGCTGGCACAAATCGAGTTAAGTACAAGAATATTGAGCAATTAAATATCAGTGGTACAACTTACGCTGACAAGATTGTGGGGGGTAATAATGGCGATGTGCTTTATGGGTATAATGGCAACGATCTCCTGACTGGAGGGAGGGGCAGTGATGCTCTGTACGGGGGAGATGGGATTGATACTTTTGCGTTCAATAATTATAGTGAAGGCATTGATAGTCTTAATGACTTCAACACCACTGGTGAAGTTATTCAGGTATCGGCTGCTGGTTTCGGCGGCTCTTTAACAGTAGGTACACTCTCGGCTAGTCAGTTTACCATCGGTTCAGCTGCAACAGCGATCGCTCAACGATTTATTTACGACAATATTACAGGCGCACTGTCCTTTGACCAAGATGGTAACGGTGGTGCTTTTACTCAGGTACAATTCGCGCAACTCAGCAGTGGACTCTCACTAAGCGCAACCAATTTCGTTGTAGTCTAA
- a CDS encoding beta-lactamase hydrolase domain-containing protein: MINAIQINENLTTTGQVIPKQLEQAIQEGFKSVLNLRSPDELGFSKDEQKVAEALGLHYTNVPLKVDLKNLNEEAITKILMILEQIPKPAVVHCAAGMRSTGIALLSIAIHEGLTPEETLTRAKNLGFGFFEHAGVSPRLKQLFVDYVNKHAKVAVPTY; this comes from the coding sequence GTGATCAACGCCATACAGATTAACGAAAATTTGACAACCACAGGACAAGTCATACCAAAACAGCTTGAGCAAGCTATCCAAGAAGGTTTTAAGTCCGTTCTAAATCTGCGATCGCCTGATGAACTAGGATTTTCCAAAGATGAGCAAAAAGTAGCGGAAGCATTGGGGCTGCATTATACGAATGTTCCACTCAAGGTGGATTTAAAAAATTTGAATGAAGAGGCGATTACCAAAATCCTTATGATCCTAGAACAAATCCCTAAACCAGCTGTTGTGCATTGTGCGGCCGGGATGCGATCAACTGGAATCGCGCTATTGAGTATCGCTATCCACGAGGGATTAACACCAGAGGAAACCTTAACAAGAGCTAAGAATCTGGGTTTTGGATTCTTTGAACACGCTGGTGTTAGTCCCAGGCTGAAGCAATTATTTGTGGACTACGTTAACAAACACGCGAAAGTAGCTGTGCCTACTTACTGA
- a CDS encoding GNAT family N-acetyltransferase yields MSANEISLRPAQETDAWVLSAIHIAAIKALPATFYTKKELLAWRNNCDKPDDSNILKRMKVETFWVAIEGDVVIGFASFIVDELIRLYVHPKYQGKSIGRALVQHFCDQAADQGINKVITTASLYAEGFYLRLGFTAIQRAPHYLRSGVVVPVTKMSKAFATTTI; encoded by the coding sequence ATGAGCGCTAATGAAATATCTCTTCGACCTGCCCAGGAAACAGATGCGTGGGTGCTGAGTGCAATTCATATTGCTGCTATCAAAGCTCTGCCTGCAACTTTCTACACAAAAAAAGAACTTTTAGCTTGGCGTAATAACTGCGACAAGCCCGATGATTCAAATATCTTGAAGAGGATGAAAGTGGAAACTTTTTGGGTTGCGATCGAGGGAGATGTTGTTATAGGTTTCGCTAGTTTTATTGTTGATGAACTCATCAGGCTGTATGTCCATCCTAAGTATCAAGGTAAAAGCATCGGGCGTGCTTTAGTTCAACATTTTTGCGATCAAGCAGCTGATCAAGGCATAAATAAGGTAATTACAACTGCTAGCCTTTATGCTGAAGGGTTTTATTTACGACTCGGATTTACTGCCATCCAAAGAGCACCTCATTATTTAAGAAGTGGGGTAGTTGTGCCAGTTACTAAAATGAGTAAAGCATTCGCTACTACCACAATATGA